One segment of Allorhodopirellula heiligendammensis DNA contains the following:
- a CDS encoding SMR family transporter yields the protein MVARSFCLAITIEESLIGTSFLNWSGIGTGGTATLDIVFLGQPASAMRVACIALMVAGIVGWKLV from the coding sequence ATGGTTGCACGCTCCTTCTGCCTCGCAATCACAATAGAGGAGTCGCTGATCGGCACAAGCTTCCTGAATTGGTCAGGCATCGGTACCGGCGGGACCGCAACGCTTGATATTGTATTTCTCGGTCAGCCAGCCTCAGCGATGCGTGTCGCCTGCATCGCGTTGATGGTTGCCGGAATTGTCGGCTGGAAGCTGGTTTGA
- a CDS encoding redoxin family protein: MKARIMRIALCSFVLATTVAVPAFAQSSVDNPGAAAAKLQKGEPAQNFRLPAVAGELSGEVELSEVNADGAVVVVVLRGYPGYQCPACSAQVADLIKHADQFAAKNARVLLIYPGAKTQLAQHADEFLHGTKLPKPFTFLLDPGYEFTNAYGLRWDAPRETAYPSTIVVDESGKITFVKVSNSHRGRVSATDVLAAL, encoded by the coding sequence TTGAAAGCTCGAATCATGCGAATCGCACTGTGCTCGTTTGTGCTCGCAACCACTGTTGCTGTCCCCGCGTTCGCGCAGTCCTCTGTGGACAATCCAGGCGCAGCAGCGGCGAAGTTGCAGAAAGGGGAGCCTGCCCAGAATTTCCGCCTTCCCGCGGTCGCTGGAGAGCTCTCCGGCGAAGTGGAGTTGAGCGAAGTGAATGCCGACGGCGCGGTAGTCGTGGTCGTACTGCGCGGCTACCCCGGATACCAGTGCCCAGCGTGCTCGGCCCAGGTTGCTGATTTGATTAAACACGCGGACCAGTTTGCGGCGAAAAATGCCCGCGTTCTGTTAATTTACCCTGGCGCGAAAACACAGTTGGCGCAACACGCCGATGAGTTTTTACACGGTACGAAGTTACCCAAGCCGTTCACCTTCCTGTTGGATCCCGGCTACGAATTTACGAACGCCTATGGGCTGCGTTGGGATGCACCGCGTGAGACGGCCTACCCGTCAACCATCGTCGTGGATGAGTCAGGCAAGATAACGTTCGTCAAAGTCAGTAACAGTCACCGTGGACGTGTGAGCGCCACTGACGTTCTGGCAGCGCTGTAA
- the nadC gene encoding carboxylating nicotinate-nucleotide diphosphorylase, with protein sequence MNPQPVPADYTPVEIDERLENDLRQLVRLAIAEDLDVAVDWTTLAMIDAERRGACQIVSRAHGIAAGIALTPWIINEFDADLDVEVLIAEGETFAPGTPLVRLAGSARDLLTSERVTLNLLSRLCGIATLTNRYVEKLKGSDARLYDTRKTTPGMRRLEKYAVRCGGGHNHRTGLFDGFLIKDNHLALGQSREAGHSDEMPLGAAEAARRAVAMRGGMMKHLVAPSIVEIEVDRLDQMATILLSGIDIILLDNFSLDDLRTAVAARDASGVAVELEASGNITLDTIASVAATGVDRISSGALTHQATSLDLGMDWV encoded by the coding sequence TTGAATCCCCAACCTGTTCCAGCGGATTATACCCCTGTTGAGATCGACGAACGTCTCGAAAATGACTTACGGCAACTCGTTAGGCTGGCGATTGCCGAGGACCTCGATGTCGCAGTCGACTGGACCACGCTCGCGATGATCGATGCGGAGCGCCGAGGTGCATGCCAGATCGTCTCGCGAGCCCATGGGATTGCCGCAGGAATCGCATTGACACCTTGGATCATCAATGAGTTCGACGCAGATCTGGACGTCGAAGTCCTCATCGCTGAAGGGGAAACATTCGCGCCCGGGACCCCGCTGGTCCGCTTAGCGGGATCTGCACGCGATCTCCTGACGAGTGAACGAGTTACGCTCAATCTGCTCTCGCGGCTGTGCGGAATCGCGACACTGACGAACCGGTATGTCGAGAAGCTGAAGGGATCAGATGCTCGTCTGTACGATACCCGCAAGACAACCCCTGGGATGCGACGGCTAGAAAAATACGCCGTTCGATGCGGAGGAGGCCACAATCACCGCACGGGTTTGTTTGACGGTTTCCTTATCAAAGACAATCATTTGGCCTTGGGGCAGTCTCGCGAAGCGGGCCATAGCGATGAGATGCCTTTAGGTGCCGCTGAGGCTGCCCGGAGAGCAGTGGCAATGCGGGGTGGGATGATGAAGCATCTCGTCGCACCGTCAATTGTTGAGATTGAAGTCGATCGGTTGGATCAAATGGCAACGATCCTCCTCAGCGGTATCGACATTATCCTGTTGGACAATTTTTCACTCGACGACCTACGCACCGCCGTAGCGGCACGCGACGCTTCAGGCGTCGCCGTCGAGCTCGAGGCATCTGGGAATATCACCCTCGACACGATTGCCAGCGTTGCCGCAACGGGCGTGGACCGAATCAGCAGCGGAGCGCTGACCCATCAAGCGACATCGTTGGACTTGGGAATGGACTGGGTTTAG
- a CDS encoding DUF481 domain-containing protein → MPAPILSSPQTSSVPGWQSGKSNWNGSSYETLPPPPAVTPTSPSPTLAQPELPARWNENFGLSEAPVHASVIEELPLEDAVGVPSEIELTDPSGVSAGEDADREPESFSDLPIGAALAEAADLEEPPLEEEIVQWYEIPWRWISKGWTSHAELGLNGSSGNAVTSAIQTGLEMNRKTDIYTLGIDFNYRQASNQKRNTENNARLNIDYDRLLGKSKWTSFGKIGFEYDKFKAFDLRLNMNAGFGYYWLRNDKVNLITRTGLGASREFGAPMDEWTPEAVLGLSYDHQLSERQKVIGKLDYFPSLRKAGDFRVVTDLAWETLIDTAENLSLRLSVTDRYDSTPQGALPNDVYYAALLLYKF, encoded by the coding sequence TTGCCTGCCCCAATTTTGTCCTCGCCTCAGACCTCTTCCGTACCGGGCTGGCAGTCGGGAAAATCGAATTGGAACGGCAGCAGTTATGAAACACTGCCCCCACCGCCTGCGGTAACTCCCACCTCGCCATCGCCAACACTCGCACAACCCGAGCTGCCGGCGCGGTGGAACGAGAATTTCGGCTTGTCGGAAGCGCCCGTGCATGCCTCCGTGATTGAGGAGTTGCCGTTGGAGGACGCGGTGGGCGTCCCTAGCGAGATCGAGTTGACCGATCCGTCGGGAGTTTCTGCTGGCGAAGATGCGGATCGAGAACCGGAGAGCTTCAGTGATCTGCCAATTGGTGCAGCACTTGCCGAGGCCGCCGATTTGGAAGAACCACCGCTGGAAGAGGAAATCGTCCAGTGGTACGAAATTCCCTGGCGATGGATTTCCAAAGGCTGGACCAGCCACGCTGAGCTTGGGTTGAACGGAAGCTCCGGAAACGCGGTCACCTCTGCCATTCAAACCGGGTTGGAAATGAACCGCAAAACGGATATTTACACCCTCGGGATCGATTTCAACTATCGCCAAGCTAGCAATCAGAAGCGAAATACTGAGAACAATGCGCGTTTGAACATTGATTATGACCGCCTGTTGGGTAAATCGAAGTGGACTTCATTCGGCAAAATCGGCTTCGAGTACGACAAATTCAAAGCCTTTGACTTGCGGCTAAACATGAATGCCGGTTTCGGCTACTATTGGCTTCGCAATGACAAGGTGAATTTGATCACCCGTACCGGTTTAGGTGCGTCGAGAGAATTCGGGGCCCCCATGGACGAGTGGACGCCTGAAGCAGTGTTGGGTCTAAGCTACGACCATCAGCTATCAGAGCGTCAAAAGGTTATTGGGAAACTGGATTACTTTCCGAGCCTGCGAAAAGCGGGGGATTTCCGCGTCGTGACCGACCTCGCCTGGGAAACCTTAATCGACACTGCCGAGAATCTTTCGCTGCGTCTCTCCGTAACCGACCGATACGACAGCACACCGCAAGGGGCGCTGCCCAACGACGTGTACTATGCCGCCCTCCTGCTTTATAAATTCTAA
- a CDS encoding DUF6159 family protein, with product MFERFATGFHLARQSWDVLKTDKHLLVFPLLSGICCLFVLASFAVPLLLSGVLEQVTQAGVDVAESGDSGEVAPPSNPIYWAGLFAFYFSNYFVIVFFNSALIACAVKRFYGERPTISEGLSASMARLPQIAGWAFVSATVGIALRLIESRSERVGQFVVGLLGMGWSAVTFFVVPVLVIERLGPIDAVKRSTQILKSSWGEALAGNSSIGFFSFLAMLPCIGLVVAGAVAAGNQMIVIGITLVAIGSAGLLIVSLVSSALSAIIQAAVYMYGASGQAPAAFDSSTLRAAFRRA from the coding sequence ATGTTCGAACGATTTGCTACTGGATTTCATTTGGCGAGACAGAGTTGGGATGTGCTCAAAACGGATAAGCATCTGTTGGTGTTTCCGCTGCTCTCGGGCATCTGCTGCCTATTCGTGCTGGCGAGTTTTGCAGTGCCGCTCTTGCTCAGTGGCGTGCTCGAGCAGGTCACCCAGGCTGGCGTCGACGTGGCGGAGAGCGGTGACTCTGGCGAAGTTGCCCCCCCGAGCAACCCCATCTATTGGGCCGGCTTGTTTGCATTCTACTTTTCGAATTACTTTGTGATCGTTTTCTTCAACAGCGCATTGATCGCCTGTGCGGTGAAGCGATTTTACGGGGAACGGCCGACAATCAGCGAGGGACTTTCGGCGTCCATGGCAAGGTTGCCACAAATCGCTGGTTGGGCCTTTGTTAGTGCTACGGTGGGAATTGCGCTGCGTTTGATCGAGAGTCGTAGCGAACGAGTCGGTCAGTTTGTTGTCGGACTGCTGGGCATGGGATGGTCGGCCGTCACCTTCTTCGTCGTACCCGTCCTCGTTATTGAGCGGCTGGGGCCAATCGACGCGGTCAAGCGTTCGACGCAGATCCTCAAGAGTTCATGGGGCGAGGCACTCGCTGGGAATAGCAGTATCGGATTCTTCAGCTTTCTCGCGATGCTGCCCTGCATCGGTTTGGTTGTCGCAGGAGCGGTAGCAGCTGGAAATCAAATGATCGTGATCGGCATCACGCTGGTGGCGATCGGCTCAGCCGGACTGCTCATCGTTTCACTGGTATCTAGCGCCCTATCGGCGATTATTCAAGCAGCTGTCTACATGTACGGCGCCAGCGGTCAGGCGCCGGCAGCGTTCGATTCTTCGACTCTACGAGCAGCATTCAGACGAGCCTGA
- a CDS encoding GreA/GreB family elongation factor produces MTRTDRQRLETLLDSHFVEAMWDERAHLSNLKEKLEAATVVDSREMLPDIVTMNSTVKLFDIDRREAETFTLVYPEEACIAEGKLSILSPLGTEVLGRRVTERFSLQVLTVKTRKRVENISFQPERSGVFGL; encoded by the coding sequence TTGACTCGAACCGATCGTCAGCGGCTGGAGACTCTACTCGACAGCCATTTTGTCGAAGCCATGTGGGACGAGCGTGCACACCTCAGCAACCTGAAGGAAAAGCTAGAGGCCGCGACCGTGGTCGATTCCCGCGAAATGCTCCCGGATATCGTGACCATGAACTCGACGGTCAAACTGTTCGACATCGACCGCCGAGAGGCGGAAACATTTACGTTGGTGTACCCCGAAGAAGCATGTATTGCCGAGGGAAAGCTATCGATTCTCTCACCACTCGGGACAGAAGTGCTCGGTCGGCGTGTCACCGAACGCTTCTCGCTCCAGGTCCTAACCGTAAAGACTCGAAAGAGAGTTGAGAACATTTCGTTTCAACCCGAGCGGTCCGGAGTGTTCGGATTGTAG